In Halictus rubicundus isolate RS-2024b unplaced genomic scaffold, iyHalRubi1_principal scaffold1109, whole genome shotgun sequence, the sequence taactcgaatatagaagaatatacgagaatataccagaatatactagaatatagcataatataccagagtattccagaatatacgataatattactagaatatagaagaatatacgagaatatactagaatatacgagaatatagcagaatataccagaatataccataatattactagaatagacaagaatatacgagattatacctgaatataatagaatatagcagaatatgccaaaatataccataatattactagaaaatagaagaatatacgagaatatacctgaatatactagaatatagcagaatataccagaatataccagaatataccataatattactagaatatagaagaatatacgagaatatagctgaatatacaagaatataccagaatataccagaatataccataatattactagaatatagaagaatatacgagaatatacctgagtatactagaatatactagaatatagccgaatataccagaatatacttgaatataccagaatataccataatattacacgaatatataagaatatacgagaatatacgataatattactagaatataggagaatataccacaatataccataatattactagaatatacaagaatatacgagaatataccagaatatactagaatatagcagaatatactagaatatacgagaatatagcagaatatgccagaatataccataatattactagaatatacaagaatacacgagaatataaatgaatataatagaatatagcagaatatgccagaatataccataatattactcgaatatagaagaatatacgagaatatacaggaatatactagaatatagcatgatataccagaatattccagaatataccataatattactagaatatagaagaatataggcgaatatacctgaatatactagtatatagcagaatataccagaatataccataatattactagaatatagaagaatatacgcgaatatacctgaatatactagtatatagcagaatataccagaatataccataatattactagaatagacaagaatatacgagattatacctgaatataatagaatatagcagaatatgccaaaatataccataatattactagaaaatagaagaatatacgagaatatacctgaatatactagaataaagcggaatataccagaatataccagaatataccataatattactagaatatagaagaatatacgagaatatagctgaatatacaagaatataccagaatataccagaatataccataatattactcgaatatagaagaatatacgagaatataccagaatatactagaatatagcagaatatactagaatatatgagaatatagcagaatatgccagaatataccataatattactagaatatacaagaatatacgagaatatacctgaatataatagaatatagcagaatatgccagaatataccataatattactagaatatacaagaatatacgagaatatacctgaatataatagaatatagcagaatatgccagaatataccataatattactcgaatatagaagaatatacgagaatatacaggaatatactagaatatagcatgatataccagaatattccagaatataccacaatattactagaatatagaagaatataggcgaatatacctgaatatactagtatatagcagaatataccagaatataccagaatattactagaatatagaagaatatacgcgaatatacctgaatatactagtatatagcagaatatactagaatacagcagaatataccagaatatagcagaatataccagaatataccagaatataccagaatataccataatattactagaatatagaagaatatacgagaatatacctgaatatactagaatataccagaatataccataatattactagaatatagaagaatatacgcgaatatacctgaatatactagtatatagcagaatatactagaatatagcagaatataccagaatatacttgaatataccagaatataccataatattactcgaatatggaagaatataagagaatataccataatattactagaatatagaggaatataccataatattactagaatatagaagaatataccagaatataccataatattactagaatatagaagaatatacgagaatataccagaatatactagaatatagcagaatatactagaatatagcagaatataccagaatataccagaatataccagaatataccataatattactagaatatagaagaatatacgagaatatacctgaatatactagaatatagcagaatatgccaaaatataccataatattactagaaaatagaagaatatacgagaatatagcagaatatgccagaatataccataatattactagaatagacaagaatatacgagattatacctgaatataatagaatatagcagaatatgccagaatataccataatattactagaatatagaagaatatacgagaatatacctgagtatactagaatatactagaatatagccgaatataccagaatatacttgaatataccagaatataccataatattacacgaatatataagaatatacgagaatatacgataatattactagaatataggagaatataccacaatataccataatattactagaatatacaagaatatacgagaatatacctgaatatactagaatatactagaatatagccgaatataccagaatatacttgaatataccagaatataccataatattacacgaatatataagaatatacgagaatatacgataatattactagaatataggagaatataccacaatataccataatattactagaatatacaagaatatacgagaatatacctgaatataatagaatatagcagaatatgccagaatataccataatattactcgaatatagaagaatatacgagaatatacaggaatatactagaatatagcatgatataccagaatattccagaatataccataatattactagaatatagaagaatataggcgaatatacctgaatatactagtatatagcagaatataccagaatataccataatattactagaatatagaagaatattcgcgaatatacctgaatatactagtatatagcagaatataccagaatataccataatattactagaatagacaagaatatacgagattatacctgaatataatagaatatagcagaatatgccaaaatataccataatattactagaaaatagaagaatatacgagaatatacctgaatatactagaataaagcagaatataccagaatataccagaatataccataatattactagaatatagaagatgttttggatcttcgttgggttccgtaacgttggaacctttaacttacgatcgcgaaatgtttgagaaataaagtcggaatttgtgggagagctaatcgatttattcgtgttatcactgcggttctcggaaaagagagcgagggctcgacggattgccgtgtatattgacggggctctctcccctcgccgcgcaccccgaactactcggtccgcccgaagtgtgcggggagagagagagacgaaccgcgacgacggccgagtcctcaatataaacaaagttcggcagtcgctaatttgccgtgtgtgcgtgcggacgcacagcggcaccgaccagctgattgctcgaacataccgcccgcctcgttgTCGGGTCGGCAACGAAATAGTACAATGGTTTTCGGATGTTATACAGAgaagtgaacagagtgaacagagtgaacgaagtgagctacagatatttacaatcatttacaatatgtacaatgtgcgtCTAAacaccgcccgccgtgaaggGAGTCACGTTTCCTCGCCGGTGGAATGCTCGGAGGAAATGAGCGGTACAAGGCGCTGGATGGCTCTGGTGGTAGTACGGGTAGCGGTCTTCACGACAGCCACACGCACTCGTCCGTCGGATCCCCGATGCACCTCGACGACTCGTCCGAGAGGCCATTTCGTAGGCGGCGCGAGATCGTCCTTCAGGAGCACGACCGCTCCGACGGCAAGATTCTCCCGTGCCCTTTGCCATTTCGAAAGAGTCTGCAGCTGGCTCAGGTATTCGGTACGCCACCGCTGCCAGAAACCTTCCAGAAGTCTGGATACAAGGTTCCATCTCCGTCGGCCTGCGTCGTACGTGATTTCGTCACCCGGTTCTGGAACTGCGCACAAAGAGCAAGCGTTAACCAGATGGTTTGGCGTGAGGAAGGGAGGATCATTTGGATCGTCGGACAAGGCGGAGAGGGGTCGAGAGTTCATACAAGCTTCCACTTGACACAGCAAGGTGGAAAGCTCCTCGAAGGTGAGCTGTTGTTCCCCTATTGTGCGTCGTAGATGCCTCTTCGcggatttcacggccgcttcccacagACCGCCGAAATGAGGAGAATACGGCGGTATGAACCTCCATTCCGTTCCGTCGGCGGCCAGCAATTCCGCCGTTTCCTTGTAAAAGGTCGATGCAGCGTTGAACATGCGCTTCAGAAGCTGATCGGCACCTCTGAACGTCGTAGCGTTGTCACTCAGCATCTGGTGACATCTTCCGCGTCTAGCTACGAAGCGTTTGAAAGCTGCGATGAAGGAGGCAGAGGACAAATCGGACACGACATCTAAGTGGACCGCCTTCGTGCACAGGCACACGAAAACGACGACGTATCCCTTGGTGGTCCGCTGTCCCCTTGCTCTCGTCATGAGCATCGGAATCGGACCAGCATAATCGACTCCGCTGACCGAGAATGCCCTTGCTGGTTGCACTCGCTGGGCAGGCAGCATTCCCATTTGCTGGTTGCTGGTGCGCCCTTGGAGCCGAGTGCAGGTAACGCAGCCTTTTACGACCCGTTTCACCAGCGTCTTGTCTCGCGGAATCCAGTGGCGGAGCCTGAGCGTCGCCCGCGTCAAGTTCACTCCCCCATGGAGCGTCCGAAGGTGAGCTGACCGGATCAGCAATGGTGCCAACGGAGACTGTCGGTCGACTATCACAGGATGTCTCTGGTCGAATGAAACTGCTGCGTGGTCCAGTCGTCCTCCCACTCGTAAGACACCTTGACGATCTATAATCGGCCGAAGAGAAACAAGGGTCGAGGTCGATTTGATTATCTTACCCTTCTCCATTTCCGCGAGTTCGTCGCCAAAGTCGTCAGCTTGGCTCATTCGGTGGACGCTCACCCACGCCTCGTCGATCTCAGTGGCTGTCAGGAACCCGTGCTGCGGTGTACCGATGGATCGAGCGTTGTTTGCGAATCGTCGCATATACGCGGTCACTCGGACCAGCCTCAACGCTGACGAGAATCGGAGAGGGTCCCAGGGCGATTCGAAGACGGCTCGCAGACTGGGATGGTCGCCGGACTTCGTCTTCCTTGCCATAGTCGTCGTCACCGTCACTCTGCGCTCCGGAGCCTCGCTCTCGTCGACGTCACATGCGCCAGGCCAATCCTCCTGAGGCCCTGACAACCACGAGGGACCGCTCCACCAGAGGTCATCGTCGACCAGTACCTGCGCTGAAATCCCACGCGTGGCAAGGTCCGCAGGattttcgtctgtcctcgcgtGTCGCCACTCAACGTCCGGTAGCAGGCGCTGGATCTCGGCCACCCTATGCGCCACAAACGGTTTCCACCTGGAAGCATGAGACCTCACCCAGGCTAGgacgaccgatgcatcggtccacGCATGCATAGTCACGCTGTGAGGCCGCATCGAATCTCCTACTGCTCTCAGCAATCGGGCCAGCAGTAGAGCACCGCACAGCTCCAGCCTAGGAATGCTCTGTGGTTTGGTTGGAGCGACCTTGGTCTTCGCCATCAGTAAGTGCGTCTCGGCCCTTGCACCGGTAATTGGCACCCTTATGAAGACGGCTGCGGAGTATGCCCTTTCTGACGCGTCGCTGAATCCGTGCAGCTCTATATTGTCGCTGGTCGCCGCACGATAGCCAATCCATCTCGGAACTGTGATTCGATCGGTCCTCTCCATCTCGAATCGAAGTTGCTTCCATCGCTCGGAAAACAGCTCGGACAGCGGCTCGTCCCACAACAATCCGGACAACCAGAGGTCCTGCAGCAGGATCTTCGCAGCAATGCTGATCGGAGACAGCCACCCCAGTGGATCGAAAAGCCTGGCCGTCTCAGACAAAACCGATCGTTTGGTCCATGGTTGACCTGATGTGGCAGTCCTGAGCTTCGGAGCCGCAAGAGACAGAGTGTCGTTCACCGTGCTCCATTTGAGTCCCAGcgctcctgcctcttggtgacccTGCAACAATTGAATGAGACCGGAGCTCGACGACAAATAATTGGTCGCCCACTTATCCAGCGGGAATCCGCCCGCCGTCAGGATGTCCGTGAGTTGACGTCGAGCCTCTTCGGTGTCGTCGATGTCATCTCCTCCGGCCAGAATGTCATCGACATACGAATTCGCTCGGAGAATCGCTGCACCCCGCGGAAATCGAGCCTTCTCGTCGTCGGCAAGCTGAAGCAGTACTCTCGAGGCGAGGTACGGAGCCGACGTCGTGCCGTAGGTCACCGTCGTCAAACGGAAGTCCCGTACTTCCTCGCTTGGATCTTTCCTCCAGACGATCCTCTGCCAGTCTCTGTCCTCTGGGTGCACCTTGATctggcgaaacatttttacaatgtccgTCGAAAAGGCATGCCGATGGAATCGCCACCTCGTTATTACGGCCCAGAGGTCAGTTTGGAGCTTCGGTCCGGCGGCCAGGTAATCGTTAATGGCACTGCCTCTGCCTTTCGCATGCTTCGTCCTGAGGCGTGCTTATTGCACTAGTTGGTACTTCTTCCAGCTCCCAGAACCTCTGCCAATCGTCTCGGAGGTCTCGTGCAGGCTGAACTAGCAAGGATCGCACCCGAGGTCCAGCGCTGTGGTCCTTTGTGGATGAGGTTGTGCCCATCGGCGCCCAgccgaagggcgttcgaacaattgGAGGAGTGCCCATTGGTCCGATTCGATTCTCGAGGAGGAGGTGACCACACGCATCTGCCCCGAGAAGTAATTCCACCCTGTTCGGAGAGCGGAAGTCCTCGTCGGCCAACGGAAGTCCGTGGAGGTGAGTCCACTTCTCGTCGTTAATTTCTACCGCTGGAGTCGGAGCGGTAATTTTTCGCGTCACCAGCGCGTTTAACGCGAGTCGGAACTTGGAGTCGCGACTAGACGCGAGTAACACGGACACTTCGTGACGTACCGTGCCCACGCTTATCTCCTGGTATCCGGTCAAATGAACCTCCACGTTCCGGCGCGGAAGACGTAACGCTTGCACGACATCGTCCGTCACGAATGACATTTCGGACCCGGGGTCGAGTAACGCGCGAGCGGAGACACTGCGACCGTTCGGGGACTTCAACTGGACGCGCGCGGTGGCCAGTAAAACAACGCGATTCGACCTGAACGTGTTCACCGAACTTGTGCTTGGCTGCGCGGGAGCTTCGCTCTTCCGGAACGCCTCGTGAAGCGAGGTGTGGTGATGACCGCCGCACACCATACACCGGTAGGAAGACGTGCACGCCGCGAGCAAGTGGGTTCCCGAGAAACACGAAACGCACAGTTTATTTCGGTACACAAATTCCTTGCGTTCCGACGCGCTAAAGGTTTTGAACTGACCGCAGTGCCCTAGCTGGTGATTGTCCGAACACAGCGGGCACTTCCGAACGTTGCTGGCCTTCGCGGATGGCCCTTTGGTCATTTGCACGGTCATGGCCGTCCTTTGTTCGGGTTTTCGCGTCTCCTCTCGCTTGGTCGGTGTTGACGAACACATCGGCTCTTGGGTCGAGGCCAAGGCATGGATGCGTGATTCGAGGAAATCTCGAATCTCCACGAAGGACGGCATGATCGTCGGGTCCGGGAACATCTTCTCCCAGTCCAGGCGCGTCGTCGAGTCCAGCTTCCTGACGAGGAGTGTCACGAACCAGTCGTCCCATGTGTCGACTGGTTTTTTAAGCGCGGCCAGAGCATCTCGAGCTTGGCAGAACTCGTCGAGGACTCTGGTCAATTCCTCCGTCGAAGCTCGTTTTACTGCCGGGCAGTCCAAAAGTCTTCCGAGGTGAGCGGTGGTCAGAACACGGATGCCTCCATAACGACGTTCGAGTGCCGCCCACGCCGTCGAATAGTTCGCATCCGTCAGGGATGTACGCGCGATAACCTTCGCAGCCGCGCCGGTGAGGCTCGCCTTCAAATATTGTAGGCGTTGGACGTCCTGCAATCGTTTGGAGTTATGAATCGTagcgcgaaacgaatcgcgaaactcctcccaccgtaggagatcgcccgaaaacttctcgatggtcagggtcggcagTTTGGGTCCGGCGTTGCACTCGTGAGACTCGGCTTGAGCCGGAGTTGCTGAGGCGGCGGGCTTCAGGTTTTCTAGCCTCTCCACCAATTCAGAGGAGTTCTGAATGTAGGCTTCCTCGACTTCGTCGTACAGGCCTCTCTTCCTGTAGTTACTGGCGGCGTAATCTGGCATCGGTCTCAGAGCGTTGTGGTTTACGGTGAAGTTGCGCCAGTAACTTTCCAGcaattctatccttttcttCAGCACAACCGCAGAGAGTTTCGCTGCCCCCAATTTGTCGGTATTGGTAATGCAGTTCTTGATGCGGCCAGCGATCTCCTCCTGAGCGACCACTACATCGCTGAACGTTTGCGGCATTGTTTCGGCAGTTAAAATTCAAAACGAAACGTGAAAACAAACTGATCGAGACGCGAAAGACAAAGGACTTTACGCGTATCGCGGTAAACATCTTGCCTCGGTCGGTTCGAGAGCGGTTGGTGTCCCGGTGGAAGGTCACGGAATTTTCGAATCCGTAACGGTTCGCCACGCGGTCTAAGTACCGTTTTTCGAGAACGGTCTCACGAATTCTGTTCGAAGAATTCACTTGCTCCTTTCCTTTCAGGTGCTTCCTGATTGTCTGCGACGGAGCCTCGGAAGatgctcgatgcactcgcggatcactcgaggagacaacggaagcgcacaacagaactcgcggtgatgcacagaattcttcgtaattctgcggtggatcgagtggaatagagaaatcggcacactctattcccgggtttcggcaccaaatgttttggatcttcgttgggttccgtaacgttggaacctttaacttacgatcgcgaaatgtttgagaaataaagtcggaatttgtgggagagctaatcgatttattcgtgttatcactgcggttctcggaaaagagagcgagggctcgacggattgccgtgtatattgacggggctctctcccctcgccgcgcaccccgaactactcggtccgcccgaagtgtgcggggagagagagagacgaaccgcgacgacggccgagtcctcaatacaaacaaagttcggcagtcgctaatttgccgtgtgtgcgtgcggacgcacagcggcaccgaccagctgattgctcgaacagaagaatatacgagaatatagctgaatatacaagaatataccagaatataccagaatataccataatattactcgaatatagaagaatatacgagaatataccagaatatactagaatatagcagaatatactagaatatatgggaatatagcagaatatgccagaatataccataatattactagaatatacaagaatatacgagaatatacctgaatataatagaatatagcagaatatgccagaatataccataatattactagaatatagaagaatatacgagaatatacctgtgtatactagaatatactagaatatagccgaatataccagaatatacttgaatataccagaatataccagaatataccataatattacacgaatatataagaatatacgagaatatacgataatattactagaatataggagaatataccacaatataccataatattactagaatatacaagaatatacgagaatatacctgaatatactagaatatactagaatatagccgaatataccagaatatacttgaatataccagaatataccataatattacacgaatatataagaatatacgagaatatacgataatattactagaatataggagaatataccacaatataccataatattactagaatatagaagaatatacgggaatataaatgaatatactagaatatagcagaatataccagaatataccagaatataccacaatattactagaatatagaagaatatacgagaatatagcagaatatgccagaatataccataatattactagaatatagaagaatatacaagaatatacctgaatatactagaatatagcagaatatgctagaatataccataatattactagaatatagaagaatatacgagaatataaatgaatatactagaatatagcagaatatacttgagtataccagaatataccataatattactcgaatatagaagaatatacgagaatataccataatattactagaatatagaagaatataccagaatataccataatattactagaatatagaagaatataccagaatatacctgaatatactagaatatactagaatatagccgaatataccagaatataccagaatataccataatattactagaatatagaagaatgtaccagaatataccataatattactagaatatagaagaatataacagaatataccataatattactagaatatagaagaatataccagaatataccataatattactacaatatagaagaatatacgagaatataccagaacatactagaatatagcagaatatactagaatatagcagaatataccagaatataatagaatatagcataatataccagaatatattagaatataccagaatatactagaatatagaagaatatactagaatgtacgagaatatagcagaatatgccagtatataccataatattactcgaatatagaagaatatacgagaatatacgataatattactagaatataggagaatataccataatatcccataatattactagaatatagaagaatatatgagaatataccataatattaccagaatttagaagaatatacctgaatataccataatattactagaatgaagaagaatataccagactataccataataatactagaatatagaagaatataacagaatataccataatattactacaatatagaagaatatacgagaatataccagaacatactagaatatagcagaatatac encodes:
- the LOC143364884 gene encoding uncharacterized protein LOC143364884 yields the protein MFRQIKVHPEDRDWQRIVWRKDPSEEVRDFRLTTVTYGTTSAPYLASRVLLQLADDEKARFPRGAAILRANSYVDDILAGGDDIDDTEEARRQLTDILTAGGFPLDKWATNYLSSSSGLIQLLQGHQEAGALGLKWSTVNDTLSLAAPKLRTATSGQPWTKRSVLSETARLFDPLGWLSPISIAAKILLQDLWLSGLLWDEPLSELFSERWKQLRFEMERTDRITVPRWIGYRAATSDNIELHGFSDASERAYSAAVFIRVPITGARAETHLLMAKTKVAPTKPQSIPRLELCGALLLARLLRAVGDSMRPHSVTMHAWTDASVVLAWVRSHASRWKPFVAHRVAEIQRLLPDVEWRHARTDENPADLATRGISAQVLVDDDLWWSGPSWLSGPQEDWPGACDVDESEAPERRVTVTTTMARKTKSGDHPSLRAVFESPWDPLRFSSALRLVRVTAYMRRFANNARSIGTPQHGFLTATEIDEAWVSVHRMSQADDFGDELAEMEKGKIIKSTSTLVSLRPIIDRQGVLRVGGRLDHAAVSFDQRHPVIVDRQSPLAPLLIRSAHLRTLHGGVNLTRATLRLRHWIPRDKTLVKRVVKGCVTCTRLQGRTSNQQMGMLPAQRVQPARAFSVSGVDYAGPIPMLMTRARGQRTTKGYVVVFVCLCTKAVHLDVVSDLSSASFIAAFKRFVARRGRCHQMLSDNATTFRGADQLLKRMFNAASTFYKETAELLAADGTEWRFIPPYSPHFGGLWEAAVKSAKRHLRRTIGEQQLTFEELSTLLCQVEAFPEPGDEITYDAGRRRWNLVSRLLEGFWQRWRTEYLSQLQTLSKWQRARENLAVGAVVLLKDDLAPPTKWPLGRVVEVHRGSDGRVRVAVVKTATRTTTRAIQRLVPLISSEHSTGEET
- the LOC143364883 gene encoding uncharacterized protein LOC143364883, producing the protein MPQTFSDVVVAQEEIAGRIKNCITNTDKLGAAKLSAVVLKKRIELLESYWRNFTVNHNALRPMPDYAASNYRKRGLYDEVEEAYIQNSSELVERLENLKPAASDVQRLQYLKASLTGAAAKVIARTSLTDANYSTAWAALERRYGGIRVLTTAHLGRLLDCPAVKRASTEELTRVLDEFCQARDALAALKKPVDTWDDWFVTLLVRKLDSTTRLDWEKMFPDPTIMPSFVEIRDFLESRIHALASTQEPMCSSTPTKREETRKPEQRTAMTVQMTKGPSAKASNVRKCPLCSDNHQLGHCGQFKTFSASERKEFVYRNKLCVSCFSGTHLLAACTSSYRCMVCGGHHHTSLHEAFRKSEAPAQPSTSSVNTFRSNRVVLLATARVQLKSPNGRSVSARALLDPGSEMSFVTDDVVQALRLPRRNVEVHLTGYQEISVGTVRHEVSVLLASSRDSKFRLALNALVTRKITAPTPAVEINDEKWTHLHGLPLADEDFRSPNRVELLLGADACGHLLLENRIGPMGTPPIVRTPFGWAPMGTTSSTKDHSAGPRVRSLLVQPARDLRDDWQRFWELEEVPTSAISTPQDEACERQRQCH